The following proteins are encoded in a genomic region of Ornithodoros turicata isolate Travis chromosome 6, ASM3712646v1, whole genome shotgun sequence:
- the LOC135399053 gene encoding solute carrier family 2, facilitated glucose transporter member 10-like isoform X2 translates to MALPDTEAYSGAVPTQTNHTERCEVGPGVKPHGDSGFQSTRSFISVLLAAGIASLGGILFGYDTGIISGALLQLRHLFHLSCVGQQLVVGTLFLGAFLASFFGGIIVDRFGRKTALLVASLLFVIGAATQSLSTNIYMLLCGRLVTGTAVSLSTTAECTYISEISPRQHRGMLVSLNEVGITVGFLLAYTVNYSFISLHNGWQYMFAAAMCPALLQMVGTLFLPQSPHYLVLKDKTEQARKVLRLVHPEEVVEEEIKCMSKALHAEKNHSYADLCSSSLKGRMLIGMGLVFLQQFTGQTNVVYYAPTLLKHLGFCSNTAATLASVGLGGIKVVAAVFALLVLDRVGRRVCLLLGIFLMASSILTLGVFTKTVFSSEGALVVRCSDPTVTPPRAPFLNLTELSLTESPPQVQGELALLYSVREHDFKEEDAGDYAIKRVNETKEAAESPSECAGTAEGTSFQRGVTMAALMMYVFAYGISFGTTTWVILSEIFPMAVRGRAISVATAFNWLTNMAVSATFLTLLNAVGVGETLIMYSLVCLLAFLFVFFCVPETKHKSLEEITKELDHGFIQWRWSCTLFRGRKTCALDVSTPSTQHTP, encoded by the exons ATGGCGCTTCCAGACACTGaag CATATTCCGGAGCGGTACCTACTCAGACAAACCACACGGAGAGATGCGAGGTAGGCCCTGGTGTGAAGCCCCACGGCGATAGCGGGTTCCAAAGCACGAGGTCTTTCATATCCGTCCTGCTGGCAGCTGGCATCGCCTCTTTGGGTGGCATCCTTTTCGGCTATGACACAG GCATAATATCCGGAGCCCTTCTGCAACTTCGACACCTGTTCCACCTGTCATGCGTGGGACAACAGCTCGTCGTCGGAACGTTGTTCCTGGGAGCATTTTTAGCATCCTTCTTCGGTG GCATTATCGTGGACCGTTTCGGACGAAAGACAGCGCTCCTGGTGGCTAGCCTACTCTTCGTCATCGGAGCTGCAACTCAGAGTCTCAGCACGAACATCTACATGCTTTTGTGTGGTCGCTTGGTGACGGGTACCGCCGTGTCGCTCTCCACAACTGCGGAATGTACATACATTTCAGAAATCTCACCCAGG CAACATCGTGGAATGTTGGTGTCACTGAACGAGGTGGGCATCACGGTCGGGTTCCTGCTGGCGTACACAGTCAACTACTCGTTCATTTCACTTCATAATGGCTG GCAGTACATGTTCGCGGCTGCCATGTGTCCGGCTCTCTTACAAATGGTGGGGACGCTCTTCCTCCCTCAAAGCCCACACTACCTCGTGCTCAAGGACAAGACTGAACAG GCGAGAAAAGTTTTGCGGCTAGTTCACCCAGAAGAGGTGGTGGAAGAAGAGATAAAGTGCATGAGCAAAGCACTGCACGCCGAGAAA AATCACAGCTACGCTGACCTGTGTTCCAGCAGCTTGAAGGGTAGGATGCTGATAGGAATGGGGCTTGTTTTCCTTCAACAG TTCACGGGACAGACAAACGTGGTGTACTATGCCCCAACCCTGCTCAAGCACTTGGGCTTCTGTTCCAATACAGCAGCGACACTGGCGTCGGTGGGACTTGGTGGCATTAAG GTCGTTGCGGCCGTTTTCGCCCTTCTCGTCCTCGACCGCGTTGGACGTCGAGTTTGCCTGCTCCTCGGGATCTTTCTTATGGCATCCAGCATTCTGACATTGGGTGTCTTCACGAAGACGGTGTTCAGCAGCGAAGGCGCACTTGTCGTACGCTGCAGCGATCCGACCGTCACGCCTCCTCGCGCACCTTTCTTGAACCTCACAGAGCTTAGCCTAACGGAGTCTCCGCCGCAAGTACAAGGCGAGTTAGCACTCTTGTACAGCGTTCGCGAACACGATTTTAAAGAAGAGGATGCTGGAGATTATGCAATTAAACGGGTCAACGAGACGAAAGAGGCTGCCGAGTCGCCGTCCGAGTGTGCTGGCACGGCTGAGGGTACCTCGTTCCAGCGGGGAGTGACCATGGCAGCGCTCATGATGTACGTCTTCGCGTATGGAATCAGCTTTGGAACGA CCACGTGGGTGATTCTGAGCGAGATTTTCCCAATGGCCGTCCGAGGGCGCGCAATCTCCGTCGCAACTGCGTTCAACTGGCTCACCAACATGGCCGTGTCTGCAACCTTTCTCACATTACTCA ATGCAGTGGGAGTGGGCGAGACCCTGATCATGTACTCCCTCGTATGTCTTCTTGCCTtcctcttcgtcttcttctgcGTGCCCGAGACGAAACACAAAAGTCTAGAAGAGATTACCAAGGAACTTGACCATGG GTTCATTCAGTGGCGTTGGTCTTGTACGCTATTTCGAGGGCGGAAGACGTGCGCTTTGGACGTGTCAACTCCTTCGACTCAGCACACGCCTTAG
- the LOC135399053 gene encoding solute carrier family 2, facilitated glucose transporter member 10-like isoform X3, with product MNTAYSGAVPTQTNHTERCEVGPGVKPHGDSGFQSTRSFISVLLAAGIASLGGILFGYDTGIISGALLQLRHLFHLSCVGQQLVVGTLFLGAFLASFFGGIIVDRFGRKTALLVASLLFVIGAATQSLSTNIYMLLCGRLVTGTAVSLSTTAECTYISEISPRQHRGMLVSLNEVGITVGFLLAYTVNYSFISLHNGWQYMFAAAMCPALLQMVGTLFLPQSPHYLVLKDKTEQARKVLRLVHPEEVVEEEIKCMSKALHAEKNHSYADLCSSSLKGRMLIGMGLVFLQQFTGQTNVVYYAPTLLKHLGFCSNTAATLASVGLGGIKVVAAVFALLVLDRVGRRVCLLLGIFLMASSILTLGVFTKTVFSSEGALVVRCSDPTVTPPRAPFLNLTELSLTESPPQVQGELALLYSVREHDFKEEDAGDYAIKRVNETKEAAESPSECAGTAEGTSFQRGVTMAALMMYVFAYGISFGTTTWVILSEIFPMAVRGRAISVATAFNWLTNMAVSATFLTLLNAVGVGETLIMYSLVCLLAFLFVFFCVPETKHKSLEEITKELDHGFIQWRWSCTLFRGRKTCALDVSTPSTQHTP from the exons CATATTCCGGAGCGGTACCTACTCAGACAAACCACACGGAGAGATGCGAGGTAGGCCCTGGTGTGAAGCCCCACGGCGATAGCGGGTTCCAAAGCACGAGGTCTTTCATATCCGTCCTGCTGGCAGCTGGCATCGCCTCTTTGGGTGGCATCCTTTTCGGCTATGACACAG GCATAATATCCGGAGCCCTTCTGCAACTTCGACACCTGTTCCACCTGTCATGCGTGGGACAACAGCTCGTCGTCGGAACGTTGTTCCTGGGAGCATTTTTAGCATCCTTCTTCGGTG GCATTATCGTGGACCGTTTCGGACGAAAGACAGCGCTCCTGGTGGCTAGCCTACTCTTCGTCATCGGAGCTGCAACTCAGAGTCTCAGCACGAACATCTACATGCTTTTGTGTGGTCGCTTGGTGACGGGTACCGCCGTGTCGCTCTCCACAACTGCGGAATGTACATACATTTCAGAAATCTCACCCAGG CAACATCGTGGAATGTTGGTGTCACTGAACGAGGTGGGCATCACGGTCGGGTTCCTGCTGGCGTACACAGTCAACTACTCGTTCATTTCACTTCATAATGGCTG GCAGTACATGTTCGCGGCTGCCATGTGTCCGGCTCTCTTACAAATGGTGGGGACGCTCTTCCTCCCTCAAAGCCCACACTACCTCGTGCTCAAGGACAAGACTGAACAG GCGAGAAAAGTTTTGCGGCTAGTTCACCCAGAAGAGGTGGTGGAAGAAGAGATAAAGTGCATGAGCAAAGCACTGCACGCCGAGAAA AATCACAGCTACGCTGACCTGTGTTCCAGCAGCTTGAAGGGTAGGATGCTGATAGGAATGGGGCTTGTTTTCCTTCAACAG TTCACGGGACAGACAAACGTGGTGTACTATGCCCCAACCCTGCTCAAGCACTTGGGCTTCTGTTCCAATACAGCAGCGACACTGGCGTCGGTGGGACTTGGTGGCATTAAG GTCGTTGCGGCCGTTTTCGCCCTTCTCGTCCTCGACCGCGTTGGACGTCGAGTTTGCCTGCTCCTCGGGATCTTTCTTATGGCATCCAGCATTCTGACATTGGGTGTCTTCACGAAGACGGTGTTCAGCAGCGAAGGCGCACTTGTCGTACGCTGCAGCGATCCGACCGTCACGCCTCCTCGCGCACCTTTCTTGAACCTCACAGAGCTTAGCCTAACGGAGTCTCCGCCGCAAGTACAAGGCGAGTTAGCACTCTTGTACAGCGTTCGCGAACACGATTTTAAAGAAGAGGATGCTGGAGATTATGCAATTAAACGGGTCAACGAGACGAAAGAGGCTGCCGAGTCGCCGTCCGAGTGTGCTGGCACGGCTGAGGGTACCTCGTTCCAGCGGGGAGTGACCATGGCAGCGCTCATGATGTACGTCTTCGCGTATGGAATCAGCTTTGGAACGA CCACGTGGGTGATTCTGAGCGAGATTTTCCCAATGGCCGTCCGAGGGCGCGCAATCTCCGTCGCAACTGCGTTCAACTGGCTCACCAACATGGCCGTGTCTGCAACCTTTCTCACATTACTCA ATGCAGTGGGAGTGGGCGAGACCCTGATCATGTACTCCCTCGTATGTCTTCTTGCCTtcctcttcgtcttcttctgcGTGCCCGAGACGAAACACAAAAGTCTAGAAGAGATTACCAAGGAACTTGACCATGG GTTCATTCAGTGGCGTTGGTCTTGTACGCTATTTCGAGGGCGGAAGACGTGCGCTTTGGACGTGTCAACTCCTTCGACTCAGCACACGCCTTAG
- the LOC135399053 gene encoding solute carrier family 2, facilitated glucose transporter member 10-like isoform X1, with protein sequence MSFNEKTRHEVSPLLLPRAYAYSGAVPTQTNHTERCEVGPGVKPHGDSGFQSTRSFISVLLAAGIASLGGILFGYDTGIISGALLQLRHLFHLSCVGQQLVVGTLFLGAFLASFFGGIIVDRFGRKTALLVASLLFVIGAATQSLSTNIYMLLCGRLVTGTAVSLSTTAECTYISEISPRQHRGMLVSLNEVGITVGFLLAYTVNYSFISLHNGWQYMFAAAMCPALLQMVGTLFLPQSPHYLVLKDKTEQARKVLRLVHPEEVVEEEIKCMSKALHAEKNHSYADLCSSSLKGRMLIGMGLVFLQQFTGQTNVVYYAPTLLKHLGFCSNTAATLASVGLGGIKVVAAVFALLVLDRVGRRVCLLLGIFLMASSILTLGVFTKTVFSSEGALVVRCSDPTVTPPRAPFLNLTELSLTESPPQVQGELALLYSVREHDFKEEDAGDYAIKRVNETKEAAESPSECAGTAEGTSFQRGVTMAALMMYVFAYGISFGTTTWVILSEIFPMAVRGRAISVATAFNWLTNMAVSATFLTLLNAVGVGETLIMYSLVCLLAFLFVFFCVPETKHKSLEEITKELDHGFIQWRWSCTLFRGRKTCALDVSTPSTQHTP encoded by the exons ATGAGCTTTAATGAGAAGACACGGCATGAGGTGTCGCCGTTGCTTCTTCCGCGCGCTTACG CATATTCCGGAGCGGTACCTACTCAGACAAACCACACGGAGAGATGCGAGGTAGGCCCTGGTGTGAAGCCCCACGGCGATAGCGGGTTCCAAAGCACGAGGTCTTTCATATCCGTCCTGCTGGCAGCTGGCATCGCCTCTTTGGGTGGCATCCTTTTCGGCTATGACACAG GCATAATATCCGGAGCCCTTCTGCAACTTCGACACCTGTTCCACCTGTCATGCGTGGGACAACAGCTCGTCGTCGGAACGTTGTTCCTGGGAGCATTTTTAGCATCCTTCTTCGGTG GCATTATCGTGGACCGTTTCGGACGAAAGACAGCGCTCCTGGTGGCTAGCCTACTCTTCGTCATCGGAGCTGCAACTCAGAGTCTCAGCACGAACATCTACATGCTTTTGTGTGGTCGCTTGGTGACGGGTACCGCCGTGTCGCTCTCCACAACTGCGGAATGTACATACATTTCAGAAATCTCACCCAGG CAACATCGTGGAATGTTGGTGTCACTGAACGAGGTGGGCATCACGGTCGGGTTCCTGCTGGCGTACACAGTCAACTACTCGTTCATTTCACTTCATAATGGCTG GCAGTACATGTTCGCGGCTGCCATGTGTCCGGCTCTCTTACAAATGGTGGGGACGCTCTTCCTCCCTCAAAGCCCACACTACCTCGTGCTCAAGGACAAGACTGAACAG GCGAGAAAAGTTTTGCGGCTAGTTCACCCAGAAGAGGTGGTGGAAGAAGAGATAAAGTGCATGAGCAAAGCACTGCACGCCGAGAAA AATCACAGCTACGCTGACCTGTGTTCCAGCAGCTTGAAGGGTAGGATGCTGATAGGAATGGGGCTTGTTTTCCTTCAACAG TTCACGGGACAGACAAACGTGGTGTACTATGCCCCAACCCTGCTCAAGCACTTGGGCTTCTGTTCCAATACAGCAGCGACACTGGCGTCGGTGGGACTTGGTGGCATTAAG GTCGTTGCGGCCGTTTTCGCCCTTCTCGTCCTCGACCGCGTTGGACGTCGAGTTTGCCTGCTCCTCGGGATCTTTCTTATGGCATCCAGCATTCTGACATTGGGTGTCTTCACGAAGACGGTGTTCAGCAGCGAAGGCGCACTTGTCGTACGCTGCAGCGATCCGACCGTCACGCCTCCTCGCGCACCTTTCTTGAACCTCACAGAGCTTAGCCTAACGGAGTCTCCGCCGCAAGTACAAGGCGAGTTAGCACTCTTGTACAGCGTTCGCGAACACGATTTTAAAGAAGAGGATGCTGGAGATTATGCAATTAAACGGGTCAACGAGACGAAAGAGGCTGCCGAGTCGCCGTCCGAGTGTGCTGGCACGGCTGAGGGTACCTCGTTCCAGCGGGGAGTGACCATGGCAGCGCTCATGATGTACGTCTTCGCGTATGGAATCAGCTTTGGAACGA CCACGTGGGTGATTCTGAGCGAGATTTTCCCAATGGCCGTCCGAGGGCGCGCAATCTCCGTCGCAACTGCGTTCAACTGGCTCACCAACATGGCCGTGTCTGCAACCTTTCTCACATTACTCA ATGCAGTGGGAGTGGGCGAGACCCTGATCATGTACTCCCTCGTATGTCTTCTTGCCTtcctcttcgtcttcttctgcGTGCCCGAGACGAAACACAAAAGTCTAGAAGAGATTACCAAGGAACTTGACCATGG GTTCATTCAGTGGCGTTGGTCTTGTACGCTATTTCGAGGGCGGAAGACGTGCGCTTTGGACGTGTCAACTCCTTCGACTCAGCACACGCCTTAG